The following is a genomic window from Phaeodactylum tricornutum CCAP 1055/1 PHATR_bd_32x35 genomic scaffold, whole genome shotgun sequence.
TTCCGTCCGGACACGGATGCCATTGTCTTCGGTGTATTGCCTTTGGTAGTCAAAGACGTTGCCGAGTCCTTGTCGGGATTTGTGCGCCCAGAATTTAGAGTCGTCCTTATCGGCCTGGATCAAATAGCCGCCATCGGGTCCCAGAATTTGAACGCACACCAACCCTAGACCTGACTTCGGGTTGCTGACGTCTTCGATTGAAACGATGATGGAAAAACTCACGCCTTCCGACAAAGTCAATCGGTAAAACCAGCCTTCCATGAAGCGTCTTCGACGAGCTCGTATTCTTGCCAACCATCTTCGTCGATAAGCAGGATGATTAGGCTCAAAGTGGCGACCCGAATGCGGTGTTTGTTGAGGAAACGCCTTGTTGCGGGATTCTGAGAGCAAAACTATCCGATCACCCCGAAGTGTAACGGACTGAAGTCGAGGACAAATTTTCGAACAAATTGGAAGACGGAGCGAAGTTTTGACACCGTACGGGGTGACCCATGGAAACGAGGGGAGGAACGAAAGAAAGAGCCCAAGGCATCTTAGGCGCAGCGGTAATTTCATGACGAATAGATTGCCAATTCCTTTCGTTTTACACGAGCCGCATGACGCTGGAGAGTACTTCGAAAAAGTGAACGAACGTCTTTCGCCGAGATTCTGTCCGTCTGTCATCTTGCGATATTTATTTGCCCAACCTGGATGTCGATCGACATCTCGCATAGGCTGTGTTGCATCTTGGAGTTAACTGCAAGGCCGGTCATTCTACAAATCAAAACACATCTCTCCACAATTCTACCTCGATACGATGCAACTGAAATGTAACAAATACTTTTAGAATATAACAGCACCAATAAAATGGAGGAGGAATTGCCTCGCTCCATTCAGAAATCGGAAACATCCGAACTCGCAAGTCCGGGGCTCCCGTCTCCCGCACGATGTGATGCAATGACCTCGCACTGATGGTGCGCAGCATTCACGTCCTCGATCAGTTTCGTATCATTGCATCGCTCTTCTAGAATTTCgacaattttttccattgttgTCTCATATTCGGAGCGAATCTTGGTTTCGGCTTTGTAGTACGCGTTTCGGTTTGCTAAGTCGGACTTTAGCTGAGCGTTCTGAGCCTTGTACTTTTTCAGATTCTCTTCCAACTTTTCGTTGTGGGTAGAAAgattcttcttttgcttctcgagCGAATCGAGAGAAGCACCGGCCGACGCGTTGGCTTCAATCAGACGGTTATTCTGTTCCTTGAGCTCTTGTAGATCATCTTTCATTTTCTCTGTTTGATCGCGAACCTTCTTGTTCTCCTTGCGTAAATAGTTGACGATCTTATCGGattcttcaatttttttcTTATTGGCGGCAATATCCTTCTTAGGAATCTTCGCTGCTTCCTCCATCATCTTTTTGTGTTTGGCGTCGAGTTCGTTTTTCTCTGCTTCAATCTCGTCGACTTCTTTTTCAGCCTTGCTGATTTTTTTGTCGTTGTCCTTCCGCTTGGCCTCGAGACTAGATTCCATACCCCGGATCTTGCTTTTGAGCTTGTCCAGTTGCTCTTGGAAATCAGCTTCTTCGCGTTCGCGAGCTTCATTCTCAGCCCTTTCACGTCGCTTGCGTTCGGCGGCAGCCTTCTTTTCACGCACTTCCCGGTCGGCCCGTTCCTTGGcctccttttcttcgcgCATACGACGAGCTTCCTCGGCCTGCTTTTTACGTTTGGCTGCTTCCTTACGTTCCTTCTTCTCACGAGAGACACGATCCGCTTCTTCCTTGCGTTTGCGTTCCTCTTCACGG
Proteins encoded in this region:
- a CDS encoding predicted protein; amino-acid sequence: MSCALKSKEEVDEKGRVKKAFVVGKTRTYFRAGALEFLESNRLENGLDAPAMTLQKYARGFLVRKNWMKNIEAAREEERKRKEEADRVSREKKERKEAAKRKKQAEEARRMREEKEAKERADREVREKKAAAERKRRERAENEAREREEADFQEQLDKLKSKIRGMESSLEAKRKDNDKKISKAEKEVDEIEAEKNELDAKHKKMMEEAAKIPKKDIAANKKKIEESDKIVNYLRKENKKVRDQTEKMKDDLQELKEQNNRLIEANASAGASLDSLEKQKKNLSTHNEKLEENLKKYKAQNAQLKSDLANRNAYYKAETKIRSEYETTMEKIVEILEERCNDTKLIEDVNAAHHQCEVIASHRAGDGSPGLASSDVSDF